TGGATGTACATGGTCATAGAGTATTATGACACCCACCATTACCCGCAAGCAGAATGACACTGTCTCTTCATTTGTAAATCTGCTTCTATACTCCCTGGAGGACAGAAGAGATGAGGCACATCACAAAACTCTTAGCTGACTTCACTTTCAGTTGATACTGACTTCTCCCTTTATTCTCTAACAGGGTTGTTAACATTAAGCCCTTTTCTCCACAATGAGGTCCCCAGAGAGAAGAAAGTGGTGGAATAGTCACATTTTCTAGTTTCCATATGCACCTACCTTAGTATATTAACCCTTCTGCTTGACAGGCAGTGATAATTTTAGAGTAATCAAAAGTAGCCTCTGAGTAACAGTTTGGGGATAGATATTACACAATAACTACTGCCAATAATATGATGAAAAGTCACCAGCTTAACAAAGCAAGTTGGTTTGCTATTTTAGAACCCAGCTTGATCTAAATGTATTATCATAACACTGGGTTTGAACTTTACTAAAATTTAACAATATTCTCCTctcatttgggaaaaaaaaaaatgaaaaaaaaaaaaaaatggtaggcAGTATGGCATAGCAAGAGAGCATCCAGGTCCAGCCCAGGGATAGCCAGACATGTGTGGGTTAGCCATCATGCATGAAGTCCTTCATTTCCCAGGACCTTGTTTCCTaatgtgaggaggaggaggaggaagaggaaagttGTCTTCCTGCTTCATgtggtttttccaatgaggcagagaataatatttttaaaaaagtaccaccaaaacaaaaaaaagttaccTAATAAAAAACATATTATTCAAAAATCCAAGAGGGATTCTTTCTgcttgttgacaggaaaaaattcTCAGAAAAGAATTCAGGTTCAAGTGTAAAGAACTAATAGGAGAGAAAGGGATAAAAAGCTCTCTGGCAAAAAGGCAAGGTTCTTTCTAAACAGAAATAAACAGTTTTTATAACAGGTGTAACTAGAGCTTTTCCCTTACTCCCTCCCCTGACCAAAAGTCCACCACACAATTCCTGCTCCTAAGAGACCAGTTAATTAGTCTTCCTAGTGTGGGGTATCTGGCAACCGTACATATTTAAGTATGTTCTGAAATACTAATCATTTCAACAGTATTGTCGGAGTGAAAAGGTCAGCTAAAATACTCACGGAGTTTCCAGCATGACTCTACATACACTAGCCATGGTGCTTAAACAGTCTGTGGTATTTTCTATTGGTAAATTTTTATTCTGTAAGTGTGAGAACAAGAAAATTGACAAAGTTATTTAACAATAACTTAAAACTTAGCATAATATGAAAAATTAGCAACTTTATTATTTAGCTCCTACTCCTAACTTTCTAAATAATGCCCTAGATTCTAAGCACTGGCACTGTTCTACCAAACTTGAAATACAGCTGTCCCCAAAAGTGCTTACATGCTAGCTGAGGGAGAAAAAGAGTGGCCATGCAGATACGGGCTGGAGGCTCAAATGGTATTTGAATTTTATCCTAAGGGTATTAGTAAGTCACATTTTAAGCTAAGAATGGAATAGTTTATGTTTCAAGATTATCTGCTGCTATACAGGGAAAGGACTACAGTGGGGCTATAAGTGAAAAACTGAAGAGCAACTGCAGCTTGGATGCAGTGATCCAGGTGACAGGGTGGTGGTTTGATCTGAGTAGGTAGCAATAACATGGATTAGATTTTCAGATTCACAATATACTTTTGAGGACAAGTCAAAATGACTGGTTGATAAGATAGATGTGGGGACTGAGGTAAAGAAAGGAATTTAAAATGATAACCCCAAAAGTTTTGTTTGCACAGTAGTACTATTAATTGAGAAAGGCAAGAATGGAAAAGGACAGGGTTGAAAAAGACAACCAATAGTACAATTAGGCCATGTAATCACTGTGGTATCTACTCTACCTCAATGAGAGACTGCCCACAGGTGGGCAGACCTGTGTGTGTGGGTCTCAGGGAAAGGTTAGGATTCAATGTACACATTTGTGTGGAGAAGGTATTTAAAGTCATGAGACTTGCCGCGATCATCATGTCTGCAATAGGTGGAAGAGTGTCAGTGCAAAGAATACTTTCCTAGGCAATACTTACCTCTGATACAAATTTTGTTGTAGCATCACTTAAGGTTTTCAGCATGGGGGTTGCCTCAGCATAAAACAAAGACATTCGATTTGCCAATTCATTATTTACTTCATTTTCTCCTTCTGCCTGAATAAAAAAGTAAAGAGTGCCTGATATTAGtttattaattattaaatatgaaaatattttaaaaggactaAGACAGAGTGCCTACCTCATTAACATTTATTAAACTAATAAATACCtctaaaaattatatttcaaacCCTCACATATGCAAAGTACTTatgtattgtttaaaaaaataaaaaagttacaaATGATAGTAAGCAGTTTCTTTAGAAGATTAACCTCTAAAATATcttaaatgatattaaaaaattaaatacaaccTTGTTGGACTTTCTACTACATACAAGTAACTGTTCTAAACGCTATGGAGGATAGAGAGATAATTATGAAAGTATATCCTGTCCACCTGGCTAAAAGGCAATAGCAGAAAAAGGAAGTAAGAAAAATACTGAGTTAGATTAGAAGAAACTAAGAAGGCCTCATAAAAGAGTTAGACTTTTATAATGATGATAGATGAGCAAGGTATTCCTAACCAGCAAAGAGAAAAGCATGCTTTCAAATGCCCTGGTGGAATAAATTTTAGCAAAATCAGTGTAACAGCAGGACAGCAAGTAGCAAAAGATTTAAACTGGGGTTGGATTGTAGAGTGCCATAAATGCTAACTTAAGCTCCTATTATCCTTCCAAATAGAATGGGGAACCACATAGAGTGTTGGAAGAACAGCAAGTTAATTCTTTAATGAAATTTAACTCATGACAGTAGGTGAACTGTATCACAAGTAAGAAGACTGCAGGTCAGAAATAAGTTATGCTGCTATAGAATGACCATATAAGATTGGGAAGTGGGAGCTCAATTGGGATAAAAGTGGCAGGAGATGAAAAGGAGGATGGGGAAGAAATCTGAAAGATATCTCATTTGGAAACTATTGGCTTTACCTATAACAACTGAGTGAGAAACAGTACAAAGATGTCTGTAATGTCCTTTGTCCTCTAGTCATGGCAAGGATGACTATAGTAAGATTGggtgttttaattttattaaaaaagtcAACTTCACATTAGGAACTGGTCTATATATAAACCAAACTGATGCAAAAATCCAGATACTTCATAGAAGAGAAATCATTACCTCCAAAGCAGCAAAGCAGGGCCTGTCTTAGAGCGGTTATTTCATAAGTACTTtccaatgaaaaaaattaatggctccattgcatttttttttttttttttttttttaatctctttccTCCTCACATAGTTATAGCATTTCTCTGCTAAATTACCTATCCAAGGTTAGGGTTGTTCTTTGAAatttctctattttttatacCAATGTAGATTCTCAAAATACAGAAAGCAGAAGATAATATTTTCTTCATGTCTAATGTTTTACTTATGGTATTAAACTCCTTAAGAAAAAAGAGCACTAAGCAGCTTTAAAAAGGAGAATGGCAAGAGATTAACAGGCCTAAAGAAAACAGCAGAACCAGGagcagtggcccatgcctataatcccagcaatttgggaggctgaggtaggaggatcccaagtttgagtccagcaaAACACTGCCTCagagcaaaataataataacagctagggatgtagctcagtggtaacgtgtccctgggttcaatcccctgtaacaggaggggaaaaaaaaaaaaggaagaaaaatagatGACAAGCTGCACCAGCCAAGGAACAGGCCCAGAAGCCGTTTTTCTTCAGTCACAATGAGGTGTAGATGTGCTAACAGTCCATGACCTCACTCTTCTCTCTTGTCAACATCAGTTATTCTCTTAGTACAGGTCAATTTCTCTCCAGGAGTCTTCCACTCCAAGAATATGGGGACCAAAAAATCTCATACACTAATGTTAAAAGTTTCTGTACAGTTAAAATGAGAATACACAGAGAAAGTTATAGTATCAATATTATAGAGACAAAAAGCAATTTTACTAAAGTAGTGGTGGGAGTTCAAAAgactaaaaagaaaaacaggcaAAAACCACATGGTTTGCTACTATTTGCTCTCTCCTCCCACAGCTGTGGTTGTCCATAATCACTAACTTTAACACTTGCtgtatgaatgaataaaaagaataaaattaaaagactGAGAAAAGAATTATTCTTACCAACCCCGTAATACAAAGCATTAACTTACTGGAACATTATTAATCCTCATCCGACTCAATGTTCTTCTATAGTAGCTGAAATCATTCTGTATGGCAGGATTTGTCATCTAAAGAAGAtatttatgaaagaaaaaattgTTATGAACCAGATACTTATGTAaaatttaagtgaaaaaaaacCCTACTAAATATAGTTTTAACTAGCTATGTAAATATTGTCTATTTTGTAATGTCATTTTAATAACGAATCTGATATCACCCAGTAAGTCTTAAAAGACTGTACTCAGTCCTAACTGAACATACAGAAACCATACAGACTGTTTTTCAGTCATGGGCAGTAAGCAtaccttcctttctttttaccctaaaagtatattttaaaaaaattaacaataccaaacaacaaaaccaaaaaggAATACAGAGGCACTTGTTTTGGATAAAAGTATATATACATAGGCAACAGGGCAATAATCCTCAAGCAAACTAAAATTTACATACAAATCATTTGTGTGCAGaagtattaataaaataattataaccgTCTATAATACAACTGTAAATGTCTAAGTTCACAATCTAGCTCTTTCGTTTTCTAGACAAGGTGCCCAGGACCAACCCAAGGTCTCATAGCTGATTACTGTGCCAGAGCCTAAACTGAAGTCAGGTCTGATATAAAACCCAGAACTTATTCCTCTACACTAACCCTTCTAACAATAGGATATTTACAGTTATAAATACTACAATTAGCTAGATCAAGAAAAGGAGTAAAGAAAAAAGTTGTGGGGGGAGGGACAAAAGTTTTAACAACTTTATGTTAAAAGAATGGTGCAAAAAACTGGGGACGAGCAGAAAAGAAAAAACGTTAGAAAAGAATATTCAGTATTATTATTTCagtgattttaaaatatgaagacTGAATATTAGATGATTTGCTCTTTATACCAAAAGACCTGTCATACTTTCAAATTCAGTTTTCCATTCATGCTAAAGTCTAGTTAGACATCATTTAACACATTTCATCAAGGATTCCAGGCTTTTCCTCCTAATACTCATTGGAAAACATGATTTTAGTATTGACCACGACAAGCAGAAAATTCTACCTTGAGTTCATCAAACCGGAGTGTGAAGTGGAGAATTTCTGCAAACTGTTTAGCAAGAGCCTGCTCTCGCTCTAGATGCTGGGTGGGAGAATATGGGGTACTGGTCAAGGCTCCCAGAAGGCCTCTTAATGCTGCTTctaacagaaagataaaaatgttaaGGTTTTTGTATCTCTCTGATATTTGTTTATTAAAAAGTGAACAATTCATAAATGTTTTGATTTCAATTCCAAAAAAGGTCTCTAAAACACAAATGACCTACATATAATCAAAACAATGAAAGAACTTTAAATTTTGCCATTAGTCATATATTGTATATACTCAAATTGAATACTTTTTAACACAATGAAACTTAAAAGGGACTTATTCAATATGTAAACCCAGGTTTCAAAATAACACAGAATGCAAATGTGAATAACATCAGGAATGAAGGGCAAATTTAAATTCTTTCACCATTCCACATAGTATAAAATTTGCTTTTATGAAACAGTAATTATTACCTCTAGCTGAATAACCTGTTCAATAGCACTATGTCCACAATCAAATCTATGTGGCTATGACTTGATTACCAACTTCTTATACCTTGAAGAATACACCACTTATTTATAAACACAATCTTCTTTCTTTTAGTTACTAGGAACAAAATACGGGGTTTAATAAGCTTCCTAGGTTATCTTTGGGCGTTGCATTTGGGACTGTAATATAaatattctaatttgttaaatAGCAAATTAGCTCCTTTGAAATAATTCCACCTTTGGAATGCaagatcaataaatactatttttaaaaatgaaaaaaccattatttcacttaaaaaaaaaccctcaaacttAGTTATAAGGTACAGAATCAGAAAACGATACTAGATAGTTTAGAGTTAAATGATGATATAACAACATTAATAAATGaatgtcagggctggggatgtggctcaagcagtagcgcgctctcctggcatgcgtgcggcccgggttcgatcctcaacaccacatacaaacaaagatgttgtgtccgccaaaaactaaaaaataaatattaaaattctctctctctctaataaataaataaataaatgtcagatTAATAAATATTGATGATAAATTAATAGATTTATATCAGATCAACCCTTAAGAAAGGACCGGCTCTACTATTTGTAAAGATCCctacattgcttttttttttttttttatgagagagagagagagagagagagagagaaagaatttttttaatatttatttttcagttttcggtggacacaacatctttatttttttatgtgatgctgaggattgaacccagcgcatgccaggcgagcgcgttaccgcttgagccacatccccagccctgcattttTTAAAGTAGATACTCATTTAACTTTCACCATCAACTATGACCTAGGCATTACAGACGTATAAACTGAGTCTGAAATAGGTTAGAGCACAAGGTGATAGCTAGCAAATGCCAGGTGTTTCTAACTCCCAAGTCCAACTTAATAAACTCTCTTCCAAATAAAGCAACATTCTAGGTAGCCTTCAGTAACCTTATTTAAGATATGTATCTATTATGTGCCAGGTACTGAACTAGACATTTCACAGACATTATTTTCCATCTACACAATAGCTCCAAATAGCAGCTATTAACCTCTTTTAAGTCAGTCAGAAAACTTAACTGCTTCCTCTATGCCAAGCTCTGAGAACAGAAGAAGATATATGCCCACAGAAAGCCTTATTATATATAGACATGATTCCAGTTGTGACAAAAGCTAAAAAAGAGTGTGTGGTACAGGAAACAGTGGAAAAATATACAAATGGGCCTCACCTAGCTGAAGGCAGGAAAAGACTTCCTTGAATAAGTGACATCGGGGTTGAGATTGGAGTGCACATAAGAATGAGCAGGAGTTTGCAGATAGGGCAGGAAGACAGACCCTGAACTGAGAAGAACACGACAGTCACAGAACTGTAAGAAGACCAATAAGGGTGGAATAGGGAGGGCAAAGAAGAGTGTAACCAAAGACCAAGACAATACATATACCATGCATGCGCCATGTCAGGCACTCTCGCCTTATAATTCCCGTGTCCCTGGAGAAACCATTTAAACATGGTAGCAACATCATCAGATTAGTATTTAAAACCTCACTTCATCTGCAGTGTGgagactggattgtagggtattgaCAGAGCTAATAGAGATCTAAGAGTTTATGTGAAGAAGACCAattaagaacaaaatttattttgaaaaaaactgtttacttctccCCAAGATTCATTTCATGTGTCAGTGTTAATATAAGTGCAAAGTAAAGTTTGAAAAACATAAGAATAGAAAGATATTACAAGAAACTATTATAGGATGCtaaagagaagaagaaatttgTATTTGCCTATATTTAATCAAGTCTCAaggttgttttttgtttatttgtttgcttttctgttttttttttctttcttttttttggtaccacagatctgataccagggtgctctgccactaagctataacTCTATACCTTTTAATGTTTTAGTTTGGGACAGGGTTCCTATTAAGTTGCCTAGGCtatcctcaaacttggaatcctcctgccttaacctctcaaatagctgggattataagtgtgtgccaccatgcccagctaaatcTCAGGGTTAATAGCAGTATTCCACATGTTCTACTACTTTGGTGAGTGAAGTCATGTGACTTAGTTTCAACGGCCAGTGACCAATAGCTACAGAACTTTATCTCTATGAATGGCCGAAGTCCTCATAGGTAGAGCTACCAGAAGAGGGAAACTTAAGATGGTAAGGCTATTTTTCTGCCTTTAAAGCTGCTGGATGTATTCTCACCCTGCAGTCTGTATTGGTATAAGACCTACAATTTCCTGCCTTAAAAATCTAAGACAGggcaggattgtggctcagcggtagagcgctcgcctagcacaggcaaagccctgggttcgatccccgatgcccagcaccacataaaaataaagatattgtgttcaactaaaaaaaacacacaaagccaaacaaaacaaaaacaacaaaggaCAAAGGACTCCACAGAAGGTGGCCCAGACTCTCTAGCTGAATTGGAAAGAAAGGATGGTCAAAAAAGAAGTGATTCAGGGATTAAACTCCAATGAAGCTCCTAAAACAAAACCATATGGTTAGAAATTTTAGGAAAAGCAGATGACAGAAGGAAATCACTGAGCTACTAAGCTCTGAATTCTGAAAGAAATAAAGGACAGCTTGTCTTAGAATGAGAGTCAAAGCTACAAAATCAAGTCGGAAGAAAAAGACAACTAGGAGAAATAATGAAGACAAATCAGTTCACAGACTAGAACCCGAAGGGGGAAGATGAGATGGTAAAACAAAAAGGAGGTCTCTGCAGAGTTTTACTTTAGAGACAACAGCTATCTGTTCTCACCAAATGCCATACATCCATTCACAAACACTAGCCCTTGCATCCTCACATAACAACTCAAATGTGGACAAGGAGACTTTAAGACAGTAAGCAGACACGACCACAATTACTATGGGTACTATGAACTTTTTATGTAGATTTAAATAGATTTAGCCCAGTGACACAAACTCAACACGCTGGATGGATTTGCTCATTATGACTCAAGGGGCACTCCCAAAAATAAGCCCCTTGTGCAGAAGGAAGACCAAGGAAAGACGAAGTGATGTGCCTACTGTGTGATCACAGAACTTTCACTAGGTAGCTGTCTCAAAAAGAATGGTTCCAAGGCTCAGACCAAAGCAAGCAAGTATCAGAGTTCCCCAGACCTGTTAGCAAAATTCAGTATCTTcttaaaatgaacaaacaaaaaaaaatcccctATACCTTCCACATTAGTCAGGTGATACGCCCTGCCTctctacatataaatatataaaccaGCAAGGATCAGGATCCCTCTTCTGGAGTATAACCCCTGGTGATTATAATACTCAGTTCACACAAACATCTCCATAGGATCGAAAGATTCTGTgtgacttgatatccatgtggtgtTCCATGTGCTGTTTGTGGAATTTATCTTCATTTCTGGCTCAACAGTGCAGTAAgagatgaaatgaaaaaggattaGGGGACATAATGGAAAGAACTGAATAAACAGGAGGTACAGAGAGAATATTGAAACTCAGTGAAGTGCAGTGATGTGATCCAGACCACACAGCTAATAAGTGACAACATGGGCCATTATGTCTCCAAAGCCTAAAATTACTATTATGACTGCTTCTAAATACCTAATACATAGGTGCTGTATCATCAGGTgtgtttatctatcaatatatcacTTACTCATTTAACAAACATTAAATATCTATTGTGTGCAAGAGAGGAAATGCTTTCTGCCAGCTGGGAAACTAGAAAATATAATTAACCAGGTTTATTGATCAAAAGATGAGGGTACCATTAGATCCTAAATTAGTACTTTAGAGAAGTCCCTTGTGTACAATTATGAAGGTTCAGGGTTTCCAAATGTTAACAGCAAGATGGATAGCTTTTTGCATTTACTTGTGCTACTACGTTCCTCAGCTGAAATGGAACAGTGCCACTAGACTGGTTATTTCTTATGGTTTAAATATAGGAAAACACTGAAGTCCAACTTGTTTGGCCTATacttcaattattattattttttaaatgacatatACTAAGAGGCCAAGATCACTTAAAGCACTTTAAAAACTTCATATGCGCCTATGTATTAAGCACAGGAAAAGCTCTAAATACACAGAAAAAATAACTGAGATGAAAGGTCCCAAGCTGACAGAGGTACAAGGGTTTGCTAAACTATACAGATACTTGATTGAAAGGCAAATACTGTAAAAGAACTAATTTTTATACTTAGGACAATAAATCATAATTCTTATTTAGAGTAATAAAAAGAATTTATATAAACAACCACTCTCTTTACATTTAACAGTCTTCCTCAGGCCCATGAGTTATTCAAATTTTTGTGTTCTTAAGAATCATACAGGGAAGGACTGACTATAGAGTTGGAGACAAACTCTTTCAAATAGTTTTCTCAAACTAAAACCCTTtagtatataaagaaataaaagcaattttCTTATGAAATTCTTCTTGTGATAATTTGTTCAGAAAATGATCTAAATAATTCAAAGACCTGGGTTGATAGGGAttataagcagatcccagccaaaTTTAGTACTGTGAACATGAAATACTCTTAAATAATTTTGACCTTACAGATGTCTTTCACTAAGGAAGTAATAATTACAAACTTTCAACTTACCTAACCTCTGAGAAAATTCataaaatttctttaattttcctACAAGTGGAACAACTGCACCCCATGCCTTCTCTTGCAACTTCTCATCTGCTGGATGTTGGATTGCCTTTAAAatccaaagaataaaaatagttagatttttaaaaatcacaagtaTCATTTTTTGCATTAAAATACAGGTTTTAGAGAATGTAGAAAACCCTgatacaatttataaaatttagaATAATGCACCCACTAACGCCGGGAGTGGACCTTGTCATCTCCGTCAATACTTCAACTCTATTACAAAACATTTTCGTTTTCTTGAAACAGatataatgaaattaaaaaattgaaCATGTGTTTGTGAACCAAAAAAGTAAGGCAATAAATGAAGATGCCATCTCTGGGAATAGACTACGAAATAATAATTCAAATTCCATGGACTGAGCCAGCTCTAAGAAACCTAGCAAGTATTTACGAACCTAAATCAACCTCAAAAATGTGATTTAAAAGTTGTCATACTCATTCCTGTAATCTA
This genomic interval from Callospermophilus lateralis isolate mCalLat2 chromosome 16, mCalLat2.hap1, whole genome shotgun sequence contains the following:
- the Cyrib gene encoding CYFIP-related Rac1 interactor B; protein product: MGNLLKVLTCTDLEQGPNFFLDFENAQPTESEKEIYNQVNVVLKDAEGILEDLQSYRGAGHEIREAIQHPADEKLQEKAWGAVVPLVGKLKKFYEFSQRLEAALRGLLGALTSTPYSPTQHLEREQALAKQFAEILHFTLRFDELKMTNPAIQNDFSYYRRTLSRMRINNVPAEGENEVNNELANRMSLFYAEATPMLKTLSDATTKFVSENKNLPIENTTDCLSTMASVCRVMLETPEYRSRFTNEETVSFCLRVMVGVIILYDHVHPVGAFAKTSKIDMKGCIKVLKDQPPNSVEGLLNALRYTTKHLNDETTSKQIKSMLQ